The Lutibacter sp. Hel_I_33_5 genome has a window encoding:
- a CDS encoding quinol:cytochrome C oxidoreductase produces MYQFSGKLKMFSIILMILGALGIGYGFLTAPKTVEEAKEILAHQAAHGAHGDSHAVENHHEKKKEETHAHGEETHANHVEKVKDAHAAVDSHGTSHDDAHAEHVFNQLQNRPWSAFYVALFFFLGVTLLVLAFYAAQRVAQSGWSIVLFRVMEAITANLVPTSIIMLLVIAASAMHYNHLFSWMAEGTFTPGHDKYDAIVDGKSWWINLPGWAIRSVIYLAIWNAYRWFIRKNSIAEDTANDGNKTYKRNYNISVVFLFLFMLTESMAVWDWIMGLDPHWFSTLFGWYVLATLLVSALTTIAFVTIYLRSKGYLPRVNDSHIHDLAKFMFGFSVFWTYLWFAQFMLIWYADIPEETTYFAMRFAEYKLPFLGMVAMNFAFPILLLINSDFKSIPWFVVIGGLVILAGHYIDVFVMIMPATVGAQWFIGIPELSSIAFFLGIFIYATFSSFAKASAVPEGNPFLKESEHFHYYNIEHRGESAKDHH; encoded by the coding sequence ATGTATCAATTCTCAGGTAAATTAAAAATGTTCTCAATAATCTTAATGATCTTAGGAGCATTAGGTATAGGATACGGTTTTTTAACTGCTCCAAAAACAGTTGAAGAAGCTAAAGAAATTTTAGCACACCAAGCAGCTCATGGTGCTCATGGAGATTCGCATGCTGTTGAAAATCATCACGAAAAAAAGAAAGAAGAGACGCACGCACATGGAGAAGAAACTCACGCTAATCACGTAGAAAAAGTAAAAGACGCCCATGCAGCTGTTGATTCTCATGGAACATCTCATGATGATGCACATGCAGAACATGTTTTTAATCAATTACAAAATAGACCTTGGTCTGCTTTTTATGTAGCTTTATTTTTCTTTTTAGGTGTTACGTTATTAGTATTAGCTTTTTATGCAGCACAACGTGTTGCACAATCTGGTTGGTCTATTGTTTTATTTAGAGTAATGGAAGCAATTACGGCTAACTTAGTGCCTACATCAATTATTATGTTATTAGTTATTGCTGCTTCAGCAATGCATTATAATCATTTGTTTTCTTGGATGGCAGAAGGAACATTTACGCCAGGACATGATAAATATGATGCCATAGTAGATGGTAAATCTTGGTGGATTAATTTACCAGGTTGGGCAATAAGAAGTGTTATTTATTTAGCAATTTGGAATGCTTATAGATGGTTTATCCGTAAGAATTCTATTGCAGAAGATACTGCAAACGATGGTAATAAAACATATAAAAGAAACTATAATATATCAGTTGTTTTCTTATTCTTATTTATGCTTACAGAAAGTATGGCAGTTTGGGATTGGATTATGGGCTTAGATCCTCACTGGTTCTCGACCTTATTTGGTTGGTATGTTTTAGCTACTTTATTAGTAAGCGCATTAACAACTATAGCTTTTGTAACGATCTATTTACGTTCTAAAGGATATTTACCAAGAGTAAATGATAGTCATATACATGATTTAGCAAAATTTATGTTTGGTTTTTCTGTATTCTGGACCTATTTATGGTTTGCACAATTTATGTTAATCTGGTATGCAGACATTCCAGAAGAAACAACTTATTTTGCAATGCGTTTTGCAGAATATAAATTACCGTTTTTAGGAATGGTTGCCATGAACTTTGCATTTCCAATCTTACTTTTAATCAATAGTGATTTTAAAAGTATTCCTTGGTTTGTTGTCATTGGAGGTTTAGTAATCTTAGCAGGACATTATATTGATGTTTTTGTTATGATAATGCCTGCTACAGTTGGAGCACAATGGTTTATTGGAATACCAGAACTAAGTTCTATAGCGTTTTTCTTAGGAATATTTATTTATGCTACATTTAGTTCATTTGCAAAAGCAAGTGCTGTTCCAGAAGGGAATCCGTTCTTAAAAGAAAGTGAGCATTTCCACTATTACAATATTGAGCATAGAGGAGAAAGTGCTAAAGACCATCATTAA
- the nrfD gene encoding NrfD/PsrC family molybdoenzyme membrane anchor subunit: protein MSHYEAPIREPLVLGDKSYHDITEDIARPIEGKANRNWYMAFYISLAAMLWGFGCIFYTVGTGIGVWGLSKNIGWAWDITNFVWWVGIGHAGTLISAVLLLFRQKWRMAINRSAEAMTIFAVFQAGLFPIIHMGRPWNGYWVLPIPNQFGSLWVNFNSPLLWDVFAISTYLSVSLVFWWTGLLPDFAMIRDRAVKPFQKKIYALLSFGWSGRAKDWQRFEEVSLVLAGLATPLVLSVHTIVSMDFATSINPGWHSTIFPPYFVAGAIFSGFAMVQTLLGIMRKVTNMEDYITRLHVEYMNIVIILTGGIVAVAYATEFFIAWYTGSPYENYTYLSVGAATGPYAWAFYSLLFFNILTPQLLWFKKIRRSFIWSFIISIFINIGMWFERFDIIAIVLSKGHLPSTWWRFEPTFVDVGIFIGTIGFFFVLFLLYARTFPVIAQAEVKTILKSSGEFYKKRRDGKNATGPIETKPRNVEASKKDDTSIVEDITDAVSDSADKLKSLFGTIGVFDAKTQTADDLKKISGVGPKLEGVLNGIGLFTFQQVSKMTKKEYDLLDSITKSFPGRAERDNWAEQAKKLLNE, encoded by the coding sequence ATGTCTCATTACGAAGCACCCATTAGGGAACCTTTAGTATTAGGTGATAAAAGTTACCATGACATTACCGAGGATATCGCTAGACCTATTGAAGGAAAAGCAAATAGAAACTGGTATATGGCATTCTATATTTCTTTAGCAGCAATGCTTTGGGGATTTGGATGTATCTTTTATACTGTTGGAACAGGTATTGGAGTTTGGGGATTAAGTAAAAATATTGGTTGGGCTTGGGATATTACCAACTTTGTATGGTGGGTAGGTATCGGTCATGCTGGTACATTAATCTCAGCAGTACTTTTATTATTCCGTCAAAAATGGAGAATGGCCATAAACCGTTCTGCAGAAGCAATGACAATTTTTGCGGTTTTTCAAGCAGGATTGTTTCCAATTATTCACATGGGTCGTCCATGGAATGGATATTGGGTATTGCCAATTCCAAATCAGTTTGGATCATTATGGGTTAACTTTAACTCACCATTATTATGGGATGTATTTGCAATCTCAACGTATTTATCTGTATCATTAGTTTTCTGGTGGACAGGTTTATTACCAGATTTTGCAATGATTAGAGATAGAGCTGTAAAGCCTTTTCAGAAAAAAATATATGCATTATTAAGTTTTGGTTGGTCTGGTAGAGCAAAAGATTGGCAACGTTTTGAAGAAGTATCTTTAGTGCTTGCAGGTTTAGCTACACCATTAGTACTTTCTGTACATACAATTGTATCGATGGACTTTGCTACGTCAATCAATCCAGGATGGCACTCAACAATATTCCCACCTTATTTCGTAGCAGGAGCAATTTTTTCAGGATTTGCCATGGTACAAACCTTATTAGGAATTATGAGAAAGGTGACGAATATGGAAGATTATATTACACGTTTACACGTTGAATATATGAATATAGTTATCATCTTAACAGGTGGAATTGTAGCAGTAGCTTATGCAACTGAATTCTTTATTGCTTGGTATACTGGATCGCCATATGAAAATTACACATACTTATCTGTTGGAGCTGCAACAGGACCTTATGCTTGGGCATTTTATTCATTATTATTCTTCAATATATTAACGCCACAATTATTATGGTTTAAGAAAATTAGAAGAAGTTTTATATGGTCATTCATCATTTCGATATTTATTAATATTGGTATGTGGTTTGAGCGTTTTGATATTATTGCTATTGTATTAAGTAAAGGGCACTTACCATCTACATGGTGGCGTTTTGAACCAACTTTTGTTGATGTAGGTATCTTTATTGGAACCATAGGATTCTTCTTTGTATTATTCTTATTATATGCAAGAACATTCCCTGTTATCGCGCAAGCGGAAGTAAAGACCATCTTGAAATCTTCTGGAGAATTCTATAAGAAAAGAAGAGATGGTAAAAATGCAACTGGTCCAATAGAAACGAAACCAAGAAATGTTGAAGCATCCAAAAAAGATGATACTTCTATTGTAGAAGATATAACAGATGCTGTTAGTGATTCTGCTGATAAATTAAAAAGTTTATTTGGAACTATTGGTGTTTTTGATGCCAAAACTCAAACTGCTGACGATTTAAAAAAGATTAGCGGTGTTGGACCAAAATTAGAAGGAGTTTTAAATGGAATTGGATTATTCACTTTTCAACAAGTGAGTAAAATGACTAAAAAAGAATATGACTTGTTAGACAGTATCACAAAATCTTTTCCTGGAAGAGCAGAACGTGATAACTGGGCAGAACAAGCTAAAAAATTATTAAACGAATAA
- a CDS encoding SPOR domain-containing protein, with the protein MKLNSKFALLLLIVFIGFSTQKTKAQNNDNEKIKSMISKKRAFNKRYGFGFRIQLYNGAEQRAKRTRARFSVEFPNIKSYLSYDTPEWKIQVGNYKTRLDADRALVEIQPEFSGAIVVPLKVK; encoded by the coding sequence ATGAAATTAAATTCAAAATTCGCTCTTTTATTGTTGATCGTTTTTATAGGGTTTTCTACCCAAAAAACGAAAGCACAAAACAATGATAATGAGAAAATTAAGAGTATGATTTCTAAAAAAAGAGCCTTTAACAAACGTTATGGTTTTGGTTTTAGAATTCAGCTATATAATGGTGCAGAACAACGCGCTAAAAGAACCAGAGCGAGATTTAGTGTTGAATTTCCTAATATAAAATCATATTTATCGTATGATACTCCAGAATGGAAAATTCAAGTTGGAAACTATAAAACAAGATTAGATGCCGATAGAGCTTTGGTAGAAATTCAACCAGAATTTTCTGGCGCTATTGTAGTTCCTCTTAAAGTAAAATAA
- a CDS encoding cytochrome c has protein sequence MKHFKLLIALVVVSSIISCNDKRTPQVQYMPDMYVSVPYDVNGVDGLNGKAVNLKPVAGTIPRGGQPAYDIADTNEGYEKAKAELTNPLEVTEESLANGKKNYDIYCAICHGKKGDGEGTLTTREKFAGIPNYKDRDINAGSIYHVIMYGKNLMGSHSSQLNTNERWEVVQYVEKLRTELTK, from the coding sequence ATGAAACATTTTAAATTACTTATCGCTTTAGTTGTAGTTTCAAGTATCATTTCTTGTAACGATAAACGTACGCCTCAAGTACAATATATGCCAGATATGTATGTGTCTGTACCTTATGATGTAAATGGTGTTGATGGATTAAACGGAAAAGCAGTTAACTTAAAACCAGTTGCTGGGACTATTCCTAGAGGAGGGCAGCCAGCTTATGATATTGCAGATACTAACGAAGGTTATGAGAAAGCAAAAGCTGAACTAACAAATCCTTTAGAAGTAACTGAAGAGAGTTTAGCAAATGGTAAAAAGAACTACGATATCTATTGTGCTATTTGTCATGGTAAAAAAGGTGATGGAGAAGGAACATTAACAACGAGAGAGAAATTCGCAGGAATTCCTAATTATAAAGATAGAGATATTAATGCAGGAAGTATTTACCATGTTATTATGTATGGTAAAAACTTAATGGGTTCTCATTCATCACAATTAAATACCAATGAACGTTGGGAAGTTGTGCAATACGTAGAGAAATTACGTACAGAATTAACAAAATAA
- a CDS encoding TAT-variant-translocated molybdopterin oxidoreductase, translating into MASNKKYWKSVEELKDSSVVETLSKQEFVEEIPTDAFLGDQETLENTSTSRRDFLKYVGFTTAAASLAACEGPVRKSIPYVVKPNDITPGVADWYATTIADGYDFANVLVKTREGRPIQIMPNKEANGTTNARVQASVLSLYDGDLRLQEPKNNGNNITWADADAAIGAQLNQLKEENKPVVFLTGTMASPSTDKIASEFIAAYPNVKHITYDAVSESGAADAFEAMYGKRALPNYDFSKAEVIASFGADFLGDFHGGFDKSYAASRKPEGGKMSYHVQVEANMSLTGANADKRVVAKPSDQVFALLNLYNAVTGNSVASKATPVDADIKKLAEALKKAGNKGVVLTGINDKNAQLIALAINKALSSEVIDVNNTLNVRQGNDAEVAQFITDLNAGNIGGVITYNVDPVYSLANSSGFVNGLKKASLSVAISTENNATANATQFALPAPHFLESWGDVQTSENSYGLVQPTIQPLFNTRQVQDTLLKWTGNSTSYYEYLKAFSGTVLGGTSWNKAVHDGIVKIENTASNVAIDVDVNAAAAELAKATKASAFELNLYTKVGLGDGKQANNPWLQEFPDPITRASWDNYLTVSMSDAKALGFSNPVKDNGAINGNYATVKVNGVTIKNIPVMVQPGQAKGSVGLALGFGRKENLKPEMQVGINAYPFYANGNAIQYNVTIEKTSGPVHEFACTQVQKTIAGRHDILKVATLKEYNSDVDPKHSWNKPAYVSYDHQEVEAKTIDLWDEHNREIGHHFNLSIDLTSCTGCGACVVACHAENNVPVVGKNEVRVGRDMHWLRIDRYYSSEVETREDAKELGLSRAETYRKLETEAENPEVTFQPMMCQHCNHAPCETVCPVAATSHGRQGQNQMAYNRCVGTRYCANNCPYRVRRFNWFNYADNNEFDFNMNNEYGKMVLNPDVVVRSRGVMEKCSMCIQMTQATILKAKKEGRAVNTDEFETACSSACTTGAMVFGDINNEKDEVAALAEDKRAFHVLDYLQTKPNVVYQVKVRNTNEA; encoded by the coding sequence ATGGCTTCAAACAAAAAATACTGGAAAAGTGTTGAAGAACTAAAAGATAGTTCTGTTGTTGAAACGCTAAGTAAACAAGAGTTTGTAGAAGAAATACCTACAGATGCTTTTTTAGGTGATCAAGAAACCTTAGAGAACACATCTACATCTCGTAGAGATTTCTTAAAGTATGTTGGTTTCACAACTGCTGCTGCTTCTTTAGCTGCCTGTGAAGGGCCGGTTAGAAAATCAATTCCTTATGTTGTAAAACCAAATGATATAACTCCTGGAGTTGCAGATTGGTATGCTACAACAATTGCAGATGGATATGATTTTGCTAATGTTTTAGTAAAAACTCGTGAAGGTAGACCAATTCAAATCATGCCAAATAAAGAGGCAAACGGAACAACAAATGCACGTGTGCAAGCTTCTGTTTTATCTTTATATGATGGTGATTTACGTTTGCAAGAACCAAAAAATAATGGTAACAATATTACTTGGGCAGATGCTGATGCAGCAATTGGAGCTCAATTAAATCAATTAAAAGAGGAGAATAAGCCTGTTGTTTTTTTAACAGGAACAATGGCAAGTCCTTCTACCGATAAAATAGCTTCAGAATTTATTGCAGCCTATCCAAATGTAAAACATATTACATATGATGCAGTTTCAGAATCTGGAGCCGCTGATGCTTTTGAGGCAATGTACGGTAAACGTGCGTTACCAAATTACGATTTTAGTAAAGCTGAAGTGATTGCTTCTTTTGGAGCAGATTTCTTAGGAGATTTTCACGGTGGATTCGATAAATCATATGCTGCTAGTAGAAAGCCAGAAGGAGGTAAGATGTCTTACCATGTTCAGGTAGAGGCAAATATGTCTTTAACGGGAGCGAATGCTGATAAGCGTGTGGTTGCAAAACCATCAGATCAAGTATTTGCGTTGTTAAATTTATATAATGCAGTAACAGGAAATTCAGTTGCTTCTAAAGCAACACCTGTAGATGCAGATATTAAGAAATTAGCTGAAGCACTTAAAAAAGCAGGAAATAAAGGGGTAGTTCTTACCGGAATTAATGATAAGAATGCGCAATTAATAGCTTTAGCAATTAATAAAGCGTTAAGTAGTGAAGTAATTGATGTAAATAATACGTTGAATGTCCGTCAAGGAAATGATGCAGAAGTTGCACAATTTATTACTGACTTAAATGCAGGAAATATAGGAGGAGTTATTACATATAATGTTGATCCTGTATATTCTTTAGCAAATTCTTCAGGTTTTGTTAATGGATTAAAAAAAGCATCTTTATCTGTTGCAATTTCAACTGAAAATAATGCAACTGCAAATGCTACTCAATTTGCATTACCAGCTCCACATTTTTTAGAATCTTGGGGAGATGTTCAAACATCAGAAAATTCTTACGGTTTAGTTCAGCCAACAATCCAACCATTATTTAATACACGTCAAGTTCAAGATACATTATTAAAATGGACTGGAAACAGTACTTCGTATTACGAGTATTTAAAAGCATTTTCTGGAACTGTTTTAGGAGGAACTTCTTGGAACAAAGCTGTGCATGATGGTATTGTAAAAATTGAAAACACTGCTAGTAATGTAGCAATTGATGTTGATGTAAATGCTGCTGCTGCTGAATTAGCAAAAGCAACCAAAGCATCAGCTTTTGAATTAAATTTATATACTAAAGTTGGTTTAGGTGATGGTAAGCAAGCAAACAATCCTTGGTTACAAGAATTTCCAGATCCAATTACAAGAGCTTCTTGGGATAATTACTTAACAGTTTCTATGTCTGATGCAAAAGCGTTAGGCTTCTCTAATCCAGTGAAAGATAATGGAGCAATTAATGGAAACTACGCAACTGTAAAAGTAAACGGAGTAACTATTAAAAATATTCCAGTAATGGTTCAGCCAGGACAAGCAAAAGGTTCTGTTGGATTAGCACTTGGATTTGGTAGAAAAGAAAACTTAAAACCAGAAATGCAAGTAGGGATAAATGCGTATCCTTTCTATGCAAATGGTAATGCTATACAATACAATGTAACTATAGAAAAAACATCTGGCCCAGTTCATGAGTTTGCTTGTACACAAGTACAAAAAACTATTGCTGGACGTCATGATATTTTAAAAGTAGCAACATTAAAAGAATATAATAGTGATGTAGATCCAAAACATTCTTGGAACAAACCTGCATATGTTTCTTATGATCATCAAGAAGTAGAAGCAAAAACTATTGATTTATGGGATGAGCACAATAGAGAAATTGGACATCACTTTAATTTATCAATAGACTTAACATCTTGTACAGGTTGTGGAGCTTGTGTAGTTGCATGTCATGCAGAAAACAATGTTCCTGTAGTTGGAAAAAACGAAGTAAGAGTAGGTAGAGATATGCACTGGTTGCGTATCGATAGATATTATTCTTCTGAAGTAGAAACAAGAGAAGATGCAAAAGAACTTGGTTTAAGTAGAGCAGAAACATATAGAAAGTTAGAAACTGAGGCTGAAAATCCAGAAGTTACTTTCCAACCAATGATGTGTCAGCACTGTAACCATGCTCCTTGTGAGACTGTTTGTCCAGTTGCCGCAACATCGCATGGTCGTCAAGGACAAAATCAAATGGCATATAACAGATGTGTGGGTACAAGATATTGTGCAAACAACTGTCCATATAGAGTTCGTCGTTTTAACTGGTTTAATTACGCAGATAATAACGAATTCGATTTTAACATGAATAACGAATACGGTAAAATGGTGTTAAATCCTGATGTTGTAGTTCGTTCTCGTGGTGTGATGGAAAAATGTTCTATGTGTATTCAAATGACACAAGCAACAATTTTAAAAGCTAAAAAAGAAGGACGTGCTGTAAATACAGACGAATTTGAAACAGCTTGTTCATCAGCATGTACAACAGGTGCTATGGTCTTTGGAGATATTAATAACGAAAAAGACGAAGTTGCCGCATTAGCAGAAGATAAAAGAGCATTTCACGTATTAGATTATCTACAAACGAAACCGAATGTAGTGTATCAAGTGAAAGTAAGAAATACAAACGAAGCGTAA
- a CDS encoding c-type cytochrome: MKSVALHNRLTNVLLKSLTFLLFFAISFSSFAQDAVDEARQKEGRKLFKNFCGSCHKLDKKLIGPPLGGVEGKYENDWLKKWIKNNAELIASGDPLAAEASLFDSSQMTVFPQLSDKQIDDILYYTTVGDPLPPGGESPIEPKEEKVPWLIYILASAIIVAFLIIASLLKTISELKGAPKTPGALGTLHEVWDGIKQNTFLHVLAVIFGLLVTAYFLFGTLFKIGVEEGYQPIQPIAFSHKVHAGDNKIDCQYCHSSAKHSKTSGIPTVNVCMNCHKFISEVASDTKVVMDDVTLGKEDLDKEIAKVYAAAGWDAEKLEYTGETKPVKWVRVHNLPDFAYFNHSQHVTVAGLKCQKCHGPVEEMEELYQHSPLTMGWCIDCHKETKVDLKGNEYYKKIHEDLAAKFGVDQVTIAQLGGKECGKCHY; the protein is encoded by the coding sequence ATGAAAAGTGTAGCACTGCACAATAGACTAACCAACGTACTTCTTAAGAGCCTTACATTTCTTTTGTTTTTTGCCATTAGTTTTTCTTCTTTTGCGCAAGATGCAGTAGATGAAGCTCGTCAAAAAGAAGGTAGAAAATTATTTAAGAATTTTTGTGGGTCTTGTCATAAGTTAGATAAGAAATTAATTGGGCCTCCTCTAGGTGGAGTAGAAGGGAAATATGAGAATGACTGGTTAAAAAAATGGATTAAAAATAACGCAGAATTAATAGCTTCTGGAGATCCATTAGCGGCAGAAGCATCACTGTTTGATAGCTCACAAATGACTGTTTTTCCTCAGTTAAGTGATAAGCAGATAGATGATATTTTATATTATACTACTGTTGGTGATCCACTTCCGCCAGGAGGTGAGAGCCCAATAGAACCTAAAGAGGAAAAGGTTCCTTGGCTTATCTATATTTTAGCTTCTGCAATCATCGTTGCCTTTTTAATCATTGCAAGTTTATTAAAAACGATTAGTGAATTAAAAGGAGCGCCAAAAACTCCAGGAGCCTTAGGTACGTTACATGAAGTTTGGGACGGAATCAAGCAAAACACGTTTTTACATGTGTTGGCTGTTATTTTTGGATTGTTAGTTACGGCTTATTTCTTATTTGGAACACTATTTAAAATTGGTGTAGAAGAAGGATATCAACCAATTCAGCCAATTGCATTTTCACATAAAGTACATGCAGGAGATAATAAAATAGATTGTCAGTATTGTCATTCATCAGCAAAACATAGTAAAACATCAGGTATACCTACAGTAAATGTTTGTATGAATTGTCATAAGTTTATTTCAGAAGTAGCTTCAGATACAAAAGTGGTAATGGATGATGTTACTTTAGGTAAAGAAGATTTAGATAAAGAAATTGCAAAAGTATATGCAGCAGCTGGTTGGGATGCAGAGAAATTAGAATATACAGGAGAAACAAAACCAGTAAAATGGGTGCGTGTTCATAATTTACCAGATTTTGCATATTTTAATCATTCACAACACGTTACTGTTGCAGGATTAAAATGTCAGAAATGTCATGGTCCCGTAGAAGAAATGGAAGAATTATATCAACATTCTCCGTTAACTATGGGTTGGTGTATAGATTGTCATAAAGAAACAAAAGTAGATTTAAAAGGTAATGAGTATTACAAGAAAATCCATGAAGATTTAGCAGCTAAGTTTGGTGTAGATCAAGTTACAATTGCTCAGTTAGGTGGAAAAGAATGTGGTAAGTGTCATTATTAA
- a CDS encoding DUF3341 domain-containing protein — protein MGSSKVIHAFYNDDEVLLDAVKKVKGAHHHIEEVFCPFPVHGLDKAMGLAPTRIAIASFMFGIVGLSTAIWLTWYTMIHDWPQDIGGKPSFSWAENMPAFVPIMFELTVFFAAHLMVITFYMRSRIWPFKKAENPDPRTTDDHFLMEIPVHNNEDEIKSLLADTGAVEINVVDTH, from the coding sequence ATGGGATCTTCAAAAGTTATTCACGCATTTTATAATGATGACGAAGTCTTATTAGACGCAGTTAAGAAAGTTAAAGGAGCACATCATCATATAGAAGAAGTATTTTGCCCTTTTCCTGTGCACGGTTTAGATAAAGCCATGGGATTAGCGCCAACAAGAATTGCAATTGCATCTTTTATGTTTGGAATTGTAGGATTAAGTACTGCTATTTGGCTTACTTGGTATACAATGATTCATGATTGGCCACAAGATATTGGTGGTAAACCAAGTTTTTCTTGGGCAGAAAATATGCCAGCATTTGTTCCAATTATGTTTGAATTAACGGTATTTTTTGCAGCGCATTTAATGGTAATTACTTTTTATATGCGAAGTAGAATATGGCCATTTAAGAAAGCTGAAAATCCAGACCCAAGAACAACAGATGATCATTTTTTAATGGAAATTCCAGTTCATAATAATGAAGATGAGATTAAGTCTTTATTAGCAGATACTGGCGCTGTAGAAATTAATGTAGTAGATACCCACTAA